The genome window CCCACAGCACCGAAGCAGACGGCAGCCTGAACCAGCTCGGCTGGAACATCAGCCGCACCACAAACCCCAACGGCACACCCCGCACCCTGCAACTCAAAAACGACCAACTCACCATCCGCATGGTCATCAGCGAAATCAGTCCCATCAGCGACACCCCCGCCTACTGCACCGCCCGCCATATCTAGCCCATCATCAAACCCAAAGGCAGCCTAAAAAACCATTGCCCACCTATTTTCAGGCTGCCTCTTAGGTTTTATCCACGTAGGATGTGTGGCTCTGCCACGCACCATTAACCATTGCCAATCCACGCACAGCCAAACCCCATACTCCACTCGCATTCCAACCAGAAAGCCCCACCATGCTCCCCCCCCATCTCCCCCACTACCCCGCCCCCGCCAAACTCAACCTAGACCTCCGCATCATCCGCCAACGCCCGGACGGCTACCACGACATAGAAAGCCTCCTCACCCTCATCAACCTCAGCGACACCCTCGCCATCGCCCCTCGCCGCGACAACCAAATCATCCTCCACACCCCCACCCCCAACGTCCCCCCCGCCCAAGACCTCACCATCCGCGCCGCCCACGCCCTACGCCAAGCCGCCCAAGGCAGCCTGAAAACGAGCTTCGGCGCAGACATTTGGCTACACAAAACCATCCCCATGGGCGGCGGACTCGGCGGCGGCAGCTCCAACGCCGCCACCGTCCTTATCGTCCTCAACCACCTCTGGCAACTCCACCTATCCCAAGAACAACTCATCCAAATCGCCATCCCACTCGGCGCAGATGTCCCCTTCTTTATCTACGGACAAACCGCCTTCGCCCGCGGCATTGGCGAACAACTGCAACCCATCGCCATCCCTGAACAACACTACGTCCTCGTCCACCCCAACGCCCACATCCCCACCGCCCAAATCTTCCAACACCCCCACCTCCCCCGCAACAGCCCCAGCACGCCCAACCCCAGCTACGCCGCCCTGCAACCCCTGCGCAACGACATGCAAAATATCGTCCTGCAAAACTACCCCCCCGTTGCCGCCGCCTACCGCCAACTGCAAGCCTACGGCACCCCACGACTCACCGGCTCGGGCGCATGCCTGTTCCTGCCCACCGACAGCCTGGAAGCCGCCGAATACATCCGAAACCAACTCTCCCCCAACCTAGAAAGCTGGGCAGTCAGCCCCCTGCCCATCCACCCGCTTAAAACATATTTCCAAAAATAAACAAGCCCCTACCCGCAACATCGCACCCCCATCTTGACAAAACCACACAAAATAACCATAATGCGCGCTTTCATTTTTTCAACATAAATGAAAACCGTTGGGGAGTCGTCAAGCGGTTAAGACACTGGATTTTGATTCCAGCATGCGAAGGTTCGAATCCTTCCTCCCCAGCCAAACATCTCCTTAGATTTAAAACAAAACCATTGGGGAGTCGTCAAGCGGTTAAGACACTGGATTTTGATTCCAGCATGCGAAGGTTCGAATCCTTCCTCCCCAGCCAAAATTAAGCGCGTATAGGCAACTATATGCGCTTAACCCTTTTTCAGGCTGCCTGAATACGATGCCCGCCATCACAAAGCGTTTACGGAAAATTAACAAACCTAACAAAGCCTAACCCAATTCACGTATAATACCCGCGCTCAATGGAGCAAGTAACCCAACTGTAAAAGGAAGCACCATGTTTCCTACTTCAATCCAAACCCAAACCGCAGGTGAAGAAATGGCTTTTGACAGTTTAATGGTATTCACAGGCAACGCGAATCCCGAGTTAGCACACCGCGTCGCCAAACACTTGGATACACCCCTAGGCAACGCATCCGTAACCAAATTTTCCGACGGCGAAATCGCCATTGAGCTGCTGGAAAACGTGCGCGGGCGAGACGTATTTATCTTGCAGCCCACTTGCGCCCCCACCAACGACAACCTGATGGAAATTCTCACCATGGCCGATGCCCTCAAACGCGCATCCGCCGCACGGATTACCGCAGCCATCCCCTATTTTGGCTACGCCCGTCAAGACCGCCGCCCACGCAGCGCGCGCGTGCCCATTTCCGCCAAACTGGTTGCCAATATGCTCGCCACCGCAGGCATAGACCGCGTTTTAACCGTTGATTTGCACGCAGACCAAATCCAAGGCTTCTTTGATATTCCTGTGGACAACATCTACGCCACTCCCATTTTGACGCACGATGCGTCCAAGCAGCATTTTGAAAACCTGATTGTGGTGAGTCCTGATATTGGCGGCGTGGTGCGCGCGCGTGCCGTTGCCAAAATGCTCAACTGCGATTTGGCGATTATTGACAAACGCCGTCCCAAAGCCAATGTTGCCGAAGTAATGAACATCATCGGCGATGTTTCAGGCAAAACCTGCTTGATGGTGGACGACATGATTGATACGGCAAACACCTTATGCAAAGCCGCATCTGCCTTAAAAGAGCGCGGCGCAGAGCGTGTACTGGCCTATGCCACCCACCCCGTCTTTTCAGGCGCGGCGATTGAGCGCTTAAACTCATCGGATATCGACCAAGTGGTCGTAACCGACTCCATTCCGCTTTCCGATGCGGCGCGCGTGAGCAGCAAAATCCGCCAAGTCAGCATCGCGGGCTTGCTGGCGGAAACCATCCGCCGCATCAGCAACGAAGAATCGGTTTCGTATCTTTTTAATGAAGAATTGGTTCAACCTGGCTCGCTGTTTTTGCCAAGTTGATTCGCTTTTTAAGGCAGCCTGAAAATGCCTTAATACAGCTTTTCAGGCTGCCTTAATCTTGTTAAGCTAGAACCTGTATTCACTTATTTGCATAGATAGATTTTATGACATAAAAGCGCGGATACAAGGCAAAAAGCACAGCAAGGTTGTACACCTTGCGCGCATTTTTAACGCAGTAGCCGCGTTTTTAGGGCATAAAAGATACCCATGAAAATAGTGAATACAGGTTCTTAGGTTTAACGCACCGCAGAGTTGGTCGCAGCTCGGTAGCGGTTTTCTTTTTTAACTTTTATTTTTTAAGGATTGACCATGTCTATTCAAATTCAAGCAACTGTTCGTGAAACGCAAGGTACGGGTGCGAGCCGCCGTCTGCGTAAAGAAGGTCTGGTGCCCGCCGTGGTTTACGGCGTGGGCGAAGCGCAAGCGATTGCGGTGGACCACAAACAAATGTTCTACGCGTTGGAAAAAGAATCGTTCTTCACCCAACTGTTGAAACTGAACATCAACGGCAAAGAGCAAGATGTCATCGTGCGCGATTACCAAATGCACCCTGTTAAACGCCAAGTGCAACACATTGACTTCCAAGCGGTAAACGTAAACGAGCCTTTGCGCATGCGCATTCCTGTTCACGTTGTGAACGCAGAAAAATCCAAAGCGGTTAAATTGCAAAGCGGCCGCGTGGCTTTGCTGACAACCGTGGTGGATGTGATTGTTGATCCGAAAAACATCCCTGCGGCGATTGAGCTGGACTGCGAGAACGTGGAGGCGGGCGACATTTTGCACTTGTCTGATTTGAGCTTCCCCGAAGGCGTGCAAAGCGTGGCTTTGAAACGCGGCAGCAATTTGGCAATTGCCAATGTGAGCGGCAAAAAAGGCGCGTAATCTAACGCTTTAAAACAAAAAAGGCAGTCTGAAAACGAGAAATACCGTTTTCAGACTGCCTTTTCGTTTGCGTTTAACCATCCGTGTGCAGGATGGTTTGGGCGGGGTTTTCAGGCTGCCGGTTGTGCGGCGGCACGGCAAAGGCAACCCGTTTGCGCAGCCGCCGCTGTTGCCGCCAAACGTTCCATGCCAGCAACACAAGAAAAGGCTGGCAGGCGGCAACAATCAGATAGCGCAGCGGGTCGGCGGCGATGTGGAGCCTGCCTTGCAGCGCGTTGGCGATTGCCCAGCCCCACAGCCACACCGACGGCAGCGAAAAAGCAAGCACCACGAGCATGGCGCTCACGCGCGGGATGGTGGGGGCGAGCAGGTAGCCGTGGCTGCCGAGCCTGTGCATTTTGAACAGCGACAAAATGGACAGGATAACGAGCAGCGCCATGCCGCCGTTCACCAGCACCTGTATCCAGCCAAACGCGAATTCGGGCGAAACGGGCAAGCCGTCGTTGGGCGCGGGCGTGGCGGCGGGCAGCAGCGCGTTTTTCACGTTGAGCGCGACATTCCACGCCAAATCAAGCATCACAATCCATGCGGCCAAGCGTTTTATCATGTGTGTTTCCTGTTTTCAGGCTGCCAAAAGGAGGGGCATTCTAGCATTGTTGCGGATGCGGAAACAGGGTTCGCCCGCCCTGCCCCGCCGATTGGCTGATGCAGGCAGCCTGAAACATCATTACAATAGCGTTTTTTTCATTTTTTAAGGAATCGCATCATGCCCTTTCGCCGCCGCAACCCCGAACAATCTTTGCCCGTTGATGATGAAAAATGGGCGCAAACCACGTTGAAAGACGTGCTGTTTGCCGCGTATCAAGAGCAGCGGCGGGCGCGTTTGTGGCGCAATATTTGGCGCGGCATCGCCGTGTTAGTTTTCTTGGCGATTGTGGCGGGTTCGCGCACGGGCAACGGCAACCACCCGAATGTGTCGGCGGGCAAGTTCACCAATATGCAGAAACCGCACACGGCGGTGGTGAACCTGAAAGGCGTGATTGGCGGCAACGACGAGCACGACCAAGTGAAGATTCTGCGCGAGGGCATGGAAGCGGCGTATAAAAACAATAATGTGAAAGCGATTTTGCTGCGCGCCAATAGCCCCGGCGGCTCGCCCGTGGTGTCCAATATCGCGTTTGAGGAGATTCGCCGTATGAAGCGCGAACACGCGGATATTCCCGTTTATGTGGTGGCGGAAGATGTGTGCGCTTCGGGCTGCTACTACATCGCGGCGGCGGCGGATAAGATTTACGCCGACCCGTCCAGCCTGATGGGCAGCATTGGCGTGATTGGCAGCAGTTTTGACGTAACCGAGCTGATGCAGAAAATCGGCGTGAAGCGCCGCGTGCGCATTGCGGGCGACAACAAAGGCATGGGCGACCCGTTCACGCCCGAATCGCCCGAACAGCAAGCGATTTTCCAGCAAATGCTTGACCAAGTGCACGCCGAATTCATCAAATCGGTGCGCGAAGGGCGCAACGGCAAGCTGAACGAAAAAGCGTATCCCGATTTGTTTAGCGGGCGCGTGTTCACCGGCATCGAGGCGAAAAAAGCAGGCTTGGTGGACGATTTGGGCAATATTTACAGCGTGGCGCGCGATGTGGTGAAAGCGCCCGATTTGGTGGACTACACGCCTGAAAACAACGATTTGGCATCGCTGTTGCAACGGGGCTTGGGCGCGCGGGTGCAGTTGAAATTGGAGGAATGGCTGCAACAGGGCTGGTAATATGTTTTCAGGCTGCCTTGGGATGGCAAAGGCAGCCTGAAAATAGGGTTTTTCACATGGCTAAAACGGCTTATAGTGCAATCTTCTGCGTTGCACCATAAGCCGTTTTTAGCGCGGGACAACAGTTTTTGTTTATCACTATTGCGATATTTAAAAATAAAAACTATAACGATGCCGATAGTGTGTAAAAATTTTCATGTCGCAATTAGATGTTTTGCCGCTATAAAATGCATCAATGCGGCATCTTTTTAGTTTTTAATTTCTGCAAAGGACCTCGTTATGAAACATAAACTTCTCCCGCTTTCTTTATTGTGCACGCTGGCGCTAGCCGCCTGCAACCCGCCGCAGCCCGCAGCCAACGCGTCTGAAACAGCGGCTTCGTCTGCCATGACTAGCCAGCCGATGGCGGCAAGCAGCGCGTCCATGAGCGGCAACGCCACGCAAGGCGCGGGCAACTGGGTTTCTAACGACAACCAAGTGCGCTTCACCAGCAGCAAAACCAACAAGCAAAACAAAACCATTGACGAAGAATCGTCTTTTGCCACATCTGCCGCCCAATTGTCTGCCGATGGCGCGTTTAGCATGAGCGTGGACCTTGCCAGCGTGAAAACCAATATTGACCTGCGCGACGAACGCCTGCGCGATTGGGTGTTTGAAGTCGCCCAGTTTCCCAAAGCCGAAATCAGCGGCAAAATCGACATGAACGCCATCGGCAGCCTGAAAACGGGCGACAGCCTGCAACTGAAACAGCCGCTCACGCTGGATTTGCACGGCAGCAAACAAGACATTGAAGCCGAGCTGACGCTCAAACGCGGTGCCGACAACAGCATCAGCGTGGCAACCGCGCAGCCTGTTGTGGTGGACGCGAAAAAATTGGGCATGAGCGGGGGCGTGGCGAAGCTGGTGGAAGTGATGGGGCTGGCATCGATTAACGAGCAGATTCCCGTTACCTTCAACGGCACGTTTACGCGCCAGTAAGCATCAACCCGCACGCGCCATGCAAAAGACCGTTTGAACGCTCAACATTCAAATGGTCTTTTTGCTTGCGGCAGCCTGAAAACAGGCTGCGGGCGTTTTCAGGCTGCCTGAGCGGTTTTGGCATTCAAGGCAGCCTGAAAACCCATCCATTCAGCAAAAAAACCGTTTGGTGTAGTGCCAAACGGTTTTGTTTTCAGGCTGCCTCACATCACAAAGGCAGCCTGAAACCGTATCTGCATCACATCCGCGACACCATCACGCCCGCGCCCAACGCGGCGGCTTGGCGGTAAAACGCGCGCAGTTCGGCAAAACATGCTTGGCAACGCGCGCGCAGACCGGCGGTATCGTCTTGGCGGTCGTAGCCTTGCAACGCGGCGGCGTGTTGCGTGATGAGTGCGTTTATATCGGCGCGGTCTAACGCGGCGGCGATTTCGGCAACCCGCGCGGCGGGTGTGGCGAAAACGGACGCGTCAAACGCATCGTCTTCATCGTCCGCGCCCAAGAGCACGCTGCCGATAACGGCTTCGCTGAGCGGGTCGCCGTCGATGAAATCATCTGCGCCGGTTAAGGCAAGGTGCAGCAGCAGGCTGTCTTTTTCCAAGCCGTATTCGGCAAGTTCGGTGTCGTTTTCGCCGTCGCCATCGCGGATAACGGCATCAATATAGTCAGCGGGATAGGCGGTGTAGTTGGCGATGATACCCATGGGGTTTCCTTTCGGTTTCGGTTTGGTTTCGGAATTTCAGGCTGCCTGATGATAACGATAAGGCAGCCTGAAAGCGAGTTTACGAGCTTCTGCGAAGCTAAAACCGACTTTCAGGCTGCCTCAACCGTGTTTTACAACACCTTCACAATACACTCGCACAAATAGCGAATATTCGCCTCGGTAATCCCCGCCACGTTAATCCGCCCGCTGCGCACGGCGTAGATGGCGAATTCGTCGCGCAGCCTGTCCACCTGCTCGGCAGTCAAACCGCTGAACGAGAACATGCCGTTTTGGCGCACGATAAAGCCGAAATCTTGTTTCGCGCCATATTCTTGCAGCAAATCCGCAAATTTTTGCCGCATGGTTTTGATGCGCGCGCGCATTTCGTCCAGCTCGGCAATCCATTGCGCTTTGAGTTCCGCGTCTTGCAACACCATTGCCACCGCGGATGCGCCGTGCGACGCGGGGTTGGAATACAGCGTGCGAATGATGACTTTCACTTGGCTGAACGCCCGCGCGGCGGTTTCTTCGTTGTCGGCAACCAGCGTGAACGCGCCCACGCGCTCGTTGTACATACCAAAATTTTTGGAATACGAGCTGGCAATCAGCACTTCGCGGTTGTGTTGCAAAAAGACGCGCAAGCCGTAGGCATCTTGTTCCAAGCCGTTGGCAAAGCCTTGATAGGCAAAGTCAAACAGCGGCAGCCAGCCTTGCTTGGCAGCCATTTTTGCCAGCGTTGCCCATTGCTCGGGAGTGGGGTCTATGCCGGTAGGGTTGTGGCAGCAGCCGTGCAACAGCACCACGTCGCCCGATTGCGCTTGCGCCAAATCGGCCATCATGCCGTCCCAATCCAGCCCGTGCGCGGCGGCGTCGTAGTAACGATAGTCGCGGATGTTGATGCCGACGGCTTTGAAAATGGCGTTGTGGTTGGGCCATGTGGGCGCGGAAATCCACACGTTTTGCGCGGCGGTGTGGCGTTTGATAAATTCGGCGGCGATGCGCAATGCGCCTGTGCCGCCTAGGCTTTGCGCGGTTTTGGCGCGGCGGCTGGCGATGATTTCGTGGTCTGCGCCAAATAGCAGCTCTTGCGTGGCGGCGTTGTAGGCGGCTACGCCGTCGATGCCGAGGTAGTTTTTGCTGTTTTCGCTGGCGAGCAGGCGGGTTTCGGCGGCTTTGACGGCGCGGAGAATGGGGGTTTGCCCGTTGGCATCTTTGTACACGCCGATGCCGAGATTGACTTTTTCGGCACGGGTTTCGGCTTTGAAGGCTTCGCCTAAGCCTAGAATGGGGTCGGCGGGGGCGGCGGAGATTGAGTCAAAAAACATGGGATTTCCTTTGTTTACGGGGTTGAGACGGGAAAATTATACGCTGGATTGGGGCGCGGTGGGCACGATGAGGCAGCCTGAAAACTGCGGGCTGCAATGACAATGGCAATGAAGACCAAACGAATTTGAGCAAAGCGGGGATGGAATGTGAACGGTGCACCGTTGCTGCTTTGTTTTGGGTGGCTTGCGGAAGGGGGGAAATATGGTTTCAGGCTGCCTCTGCGGATGGGTATATCTAGGGCAGCCTGAAAATGGATGGGTGCGTGAACGCGGGCGCAGATGTTGGGCAGCCTGAAACGCTTATCCGCGTTTCTTACGGCTTGCTGGCACGCCGTGCGCTGGCATGGTGGATGGTGAGGTGGATGGGGCGATACGCCATTGTTGCAGCACCGTGGCGAACTTTGTTTTCAGGCTGTCTTTACTTGCAAACCAACCATTTGGCGATGAACCGTCGCCGTTCCATCGCGTAATCTGTTTTCAGGCTGCCTCTGTATTGTAAGCAGGGTTAGGCAGCCTGAAACGGTGCAACGCTACACAAACCTATTTTCAGGCTGCCTTTACTTGCAAACCAACCATTTGGAGATGAACCGTCGCCGTTCCATCGCGTAATCTGTTTTCAGGCTGCCTCTGTATTGTAAACAGGGTTAGGCAGCCTGAAACGATGCAACGCTACGCAAACCTGTTTTCAGGCTGCCTTTGATGCTGATTAGGCAGCCTGAAACCATGTGTAGCCGTGTAACCCCATTTTCAGGCTGCCTCTGCATCTCGATGCGCCTGATACCACGCCCTCGCCGTTTCAATATCCTGCGCAATTTGTGCTTGCAAATCGGCAATACTGTCAAACTTGGCTTCATCGCGCAGTTTGTGCAAAAAGGTTACTTGGATGCGCTCGCCGTATAGGCAGCCTGAAAAGTCAAACAGATGCACTTCCAGCTTGGCTTCGGGTGTGTGCGACACGGTGGGGTTGGTGCCAAACGATGCCACGCCCGCGCATTCGCCAAAGCTGCCCTTGGCGCGCACCACAAACACGCCGCTCAATGAATAGCAGTGCAGCGGCAAATGCACGTTGGCGGTGGGGCAGCCGATGGTGCGCCCCAGCTTTTTGCCGTGTTTCACATGCCCGCTTAATGTGTAAGGATGCCCGAGCATTTGGTTGGCGGCGGCAACATCGCCCAATTGCAAGGCTTGGCGGATGGCGGTGCTGCTGGCGCGTTCGCCCGCAATCAAAATGCTGGGCGTGCGCTCGGTTTCAAAATCGCGTTGCGCGGCAAGCAGGTTGAAATCGCCGCCGCGCCCTTTGCCAAAGCGAAAATCGTCGCCAATCAGCAAATAGCGCGTGTTGAGCTGCGCGCGCAAAATGGTTTGGATAAATTGCTCGGCGGTTTGCGCGGCAAATTGCGGGTTAAAGCGTTGCACCCACACGCTGTTTACGCTGCCCGTTTGCTGCAAAAGCTGGATTTTGTCGCGCAGCGGTGTGATGCGTTGCGGCAGCGGGCGGTTGGCTTGGCGGCTAAAAAATTCGTTGGGCTGGGGTTCAAAAATAATGGCGACGCTATGCAACTGGCGTACTTGGGCTTCGCGGGCAAGGCGTTGCAGAATGTGGCGGTGTCCCGTGTGCACGCCGTCAAAATTGCCGATGGTTACGGCGCTGGGCGGCAGCGGCGCAGGAAGTTGTTGTCCAAACCAGATGTTCATAGTTAATTTAGGTTAAAAAAAGAAAGAATTGTAAGGGAGTTGGTGGGTTTTGTGGATGCTTGCTTACAAGTTTTCAGGTAAAATCATCCGTTTTTACGTTGTTTGTATTGGCTGGTTTTTTATGATTGCAGATATTTGCGCTAACCTGAATTTTCGCTGCGATGTGATTTACGAATATCGCCATATGTTCTTAACGGGGGCGGTTGCCACCGTGGTCATTACGGTGATTGCTACGTTGTTTGGCACAATTTTGGGCACGATTGGCGCGCTAATGCGGATTATGCGCTTTGAAAATGGCAATGTGTTTATGCGCGCGTTTGCGTGGCTTTGTCGCACGATTTCTTGGCTTTATATAACGTTTTTCCGCGGCACACCGATGTATGTGCAGATTTTTATTTGGTATTTCGTGTGGTTTGTGGCGTTGGTGCATCCGCAGCACGGCTTG of Kingella oralis contains these proteins:
- the ispE gene encoding 4-(cytidine 5'-diphospho)-2-C-methyl-D-erythritol kinase, producing the protein MLPPHLPHYPAPAKLNLDLRIIRQRPDGYHDIESLLTLINLSDTLAIAPRRDNQIILHTPTPNVPPAQDLTIRAAHALRQAAQGSLKTSFGADIWLHKTIPMGGGLGGGSSNAATVLIVLNHLWQLHLSQEQLIQIAIPLGADVPFFIYGQTAFARGIGEQLQPIAIPEQHYVLVHPNAHIPTAQIFQHPHLPRNSPSTPNPSYAALQPLRNDMQNIVLQNYPPVAAAYRQLQAYGTPRLTGSGACLFLPTDSLEAAEYIRNQLSPNLESWAVSPLPIHPLKTYFQK
- a CDS encoding ribose-phosphate pyrophosphokinase; the protein is MAFDSLMVFTGNANPELAHRVAKHLDTPLGNASVTKFSDGEIAIELLENVRGRDVFILQPTCAPTNDNLMEILTMADALKRASAARITAAIPYFGYARQDRRPRSARVPISAKLVANMLATAGIDRVLTVDLHADQIQGFFDIPVDNIYATPILTHDASKQHFENLIVVSPDIGGVVRARAVAKMLNCDLAIIDKRRPKANVAEVMNIIGDVSGKTCLMVDDMIDTANTLCKAASALKERGAERVLAYATHPVFSGAAIERLNSSDIDQVVVTDSIPLSDAARVSSKIRQVSIAGLLAETIRRISNEESVSYLFNEELVQPGSLFLPS
- a CDS encoding 50S ribosomal protein L25/general stress protein Ctc, with protein sequence MSIQIQATVRETQGTGASRRLRKEGLVPAVVYGVGEAQAIAVDHKQMFYALEKESFFTQLLKLNINGKEQDVIVRDYQMHPVKRQVQHIDFQAVNVNEPLRMRIPVHVVNAEKSKAVKLQSGRVALLTTVVDVIVDPKNIPAAIELDCENVEAGDILHLSDLSFPEGVQSVALKRGSNLAIANVSGKKGA
- the sppA gene encoding signal peptide peptidase SppA, whose amino-acid sequence is MPFRRRNPEQSLPVDDEKWAQTTLKDVLFAAYQEQRRARLWRNIWRGIAVLVFLAIVAGSRTGNGNHPNVSAGKFTNMQKPHTAVVNLKGVIGGNDEHDQVKILREGMEAAYKNNNVKAILLRANSPGGSPVVSNIAFEEIRRMKREHADIPVYVVAEDVCASGCYYIAAAADKIYADPSSLMGSIGVIGSSFDVTELMQKIGVKRRVRIAGDNKGMGDPFTPESPEQQAIFQQMLDQVHAEFIKSVREGRNGKLNEKAYPDLFSGRVFTGIEAKKAGLVDDLGNIYSVARDVVKAPDLVDYTPENNDLASLLQRGLGARVQLKLEEWLQQGW
- a CDS encoding YceI family protein; amino-acid sequence: MKHKLLPLSLLCTLALAACNPPQPAANASETAASSAMTSQPMAASSASMSGNATQGAGNWVSNDNQVRFTSSKTNKQNKTIDEESSFATSAAQLSADGAFSMSVDLASVKTNIDLRDERLRDWVFEVAQFPKAEISGKIDMNAIGSLKTGDSLQLKQPLTLDLHGSKQDIEAELTLKRGADNSISVATAQPVVVDAKKLGMSGGVAKLVEVMGLASINEQIPVTFNGTFTRQ
- a CDS encoding DUF1877 family protein yields the protein MGIIANYTAYPADYIDAVIRDGDGENDTELAEYGLEKDSLLLHLALTGADDFIDGDPLSEAVIGSVLLGADDEDDAFDASVFATPAARVAEIAAALDRADINALITQHAAALQGYDRQDDTAGLRARCQACFAELRAFYRQAAALGAGVMVSRM
- a CDS encoding amino acid aminotransferase, which gives rise to MFFDSISAAPADPILGLGEAFKAETRAEKVNLGIGVYKDANGQTPILRAVKAAETRLLASENSKNYLGIDGVAAYNAATQELLFGADHEIIASRRAKTAQSLGGTGALRIAAEFIKRHTAAQNVWISAPTWPNHNAIFKAVGINIRDYRYYDAAAHGLDWDGMMADLAQAQSGDVVLLHGCCHNPTGIDPTPEQWATLAKMAAKQGWLPLFDFAYQGFANGLEQDAYGLRVFLQHNREVLIASSYSKNFGMYNERVGAFTLVADNEETAARAFSQVKVIIRTLYSNPASHGASAVAMVLQDAELKAQWIAELDEMRARIKTMRQKFADLLQEYGAKQDFGFIVRQNGMFSFSGLTAEQVDRLRDEFAIYAVRSGRINVAGITEANIRYLCECIVKVL
- the ribF gene encoding bifunctional riboflavin kinase/FAD synthetase, with protein sequence MNIWFGQQLPAPLPPSAVTIGNFDGVHTGHRHILQRLAREAQVRQLHSVAIIFEPQPNEFFSRQANRPLPQRITPLRDKIQLLQQTGSVNSVWVQRFNPQFAAQTAEQFIQTILRAQLNTRYLLIGDDFRFGKGRGGDFNLLAAQRDFETERTPSILIAGERASSTAIRQALQLGDVAAANQMLGHPYTLSGHVKHGKKLGRTIGCPTANVHLPLHCYSLSGVFVVRAKGSFGECAGVASFGTNPTVSHTPEAKLEVHLFDFSGCLYGERIQVTFLHKLRDEAKFDSIADLQAQIAQDIETARAWYQAHRDAEAA